AGTGGTGAAAGGGTGAGCAATTTTAGGAAACGTTACTTGAGTTTATGGAAAATTAAAAtggaaaacagtttttttttcaaaattatatttttgcaagTTTATGCCAATTGTCAAATTTTTatgatattcactaaatgcttgagttgaaatttgttttaagattcaagaatttaGTTATATGTTATgtgttacttattagtatgcggtggtatagttgtttttcgattattcttgctttggtattgtatcaaattaactaattgtccaactcataattatagatgtacaaatgtggatttgtgataaagtttgatgacaatactgttttttttaattcttattcatagtggagtgtgcatgtgtcagaaagaggccaatatcaacttttatgtttttgcgtatgaattataaatatatatattattttgtataatgcatacttgctctacaacatttgcttgaTAGATAGATgtagtatataagggattggCTGAAGttcatgaattatataatttgtactTAAGGCCCATATATATACTACGACAGGCCATATATGATGGGCTTAAAACTCTCGGTATCGTTCGGAGGCTTTGATCTCGTGTTGGGAGTGTCCAAACTCAACTGTATAATCGTCCGTCGTTAAAACGtgaagaagtaaaaaaaaaatggcgaTCTCTTTCATGGTTACTTGTCACCTGAAGCAGCCTTACGCATCTGCTTCTCCTACTCCTCATGATAAAGGTTTATACATTTCTCAAATTTGTTGATTTCGAACGTATTGGTTGAAGATTGTGTGACGGTTTCATCAGGAAGAGCATGTAGATACACGGGCCAAGCAGTGGTACGCTTCCATCGACTTGATTAGGGTTTTGGACGTTTAGGTTTTGATAAGTTTTTGGTTTCAATAGAGAGCTCTGCCGATACGTGTGATAACAGTGGGGAAAAAGAGATCGGAAGGTGTTCGACTCTTGGTCGATGAGTACAAGACCAAGCTTAAACCGTATTGCTCCTTTGAGGATTCTTTGGTTCGCTCCAATCCTCGAAATGCTCAGTACGTTGATTCGATTTTTGGAGATAAAGCTCAGTAACTTAGATGGCTTTGGTTTGAAGTCAATAGTGTTTTTACTCGTAGGGATGTTAGAGCTCaggttgaggatgaagaagtggCTGTGATGAAGCTTATTGGGCCTGATGTTTGGGTATTATTGAAATCTCTTTAGAATCAATCTGTAATTAGTCATTCTTGATGGTCTGATTGTGAGATTTTAGGTTGTGGTGCTTGACGAGAGAGGCCGTGACGTTGATTCAGAACAGATGGCTGAGTTACTTGGGGATGCAGGCAATAGTGTAAGCTTTGGCCTTTCCCTTTGTTCTTAGTCTTCTTGGAAAGTTATCAAACTGATTGAAGTTAATCTGATTCATCTTGAGGAAACCTTTCTTTACAAATGGAAAGGCTTAAGAGGACTTGTTAAGCAGGAGAGAATGTTTGACTCTGTGGCGATCTCTGTTTTCAGGGAGCTTCGAGGATATCGTTTTGTATAGGTGGAGCTTATGGACATGGAAGTGAAGTGAGGAAGCGAGCTAATGTGACCATTAGACTCTCCTCCATGGTCCTGAATCATCAGATAGCTCTTGTTGTACTTATGGAACAGCTTTACAGGTGATAACATTGTTACTTCTGTCTCTGCATTCCAATTATACTATGAGATGATGTAATTGGTTTCCTGTTTTCAGGGCATGGACTATTCTCAAGGGCCAAAATTACCATCATTGAGGGTGTACATGAATCTACTTTTTGGGTTCTTTTATTTTCGAGTTCTCCTGTCTAGAGAAACTACATTGCTAAATATAGCTTCTCCGCCGATAGTTGTATCAGAGATTGTTTATTGAACGTCAAATTTTACTTGCTTCTGATCCAGTTCATATTATGGTCATCGTTGAGTGGGACGTCTGTTCTTGTTTGTTGCATCactattttttggttatataagGACTGAATGAATGAAGAAGCAACAGTGGCTATTCAACAAATGATCATTCTCCATAGATCTCCATCTAAAGGAAGGAGGAGAGAGGAGACCTTCCCGTGATTAAGATCATCTTCCCTGCCTCTTGCAGATTTAATGCCAAGGAAGAAcgaaaaaatgaagaaactgaTTCCACTATTAAGGTAACTATTTGTGATTTATGATCATTATTCATTCTCCTTATTgtacatgtgtatatataaaaaaagcaATCGTCTAAAGCAACTCTATTGGCCACAATACAGATGACACTAGAGCTGAGACAAGATAGGAACCATATCAGGCCGTAGCTTAGGCAACGCGACAAGTGGCTCAGCCTTAGACATTGCCACACCAAAAACAGCCCTCATGTCTATATCTCCTTCATCTACCTTCTCCCAATCAAAACACTGAACCAATGCTCCGACAGCAAGCGCCACTGTCCTCATTCCAAATCCAGCTCCAGGGCATGCTCTCCTCCCAACTCCAAACGGCAAGAACCTGTAACCATCTCTATCGCCAAGAAACCCTTCAAATCTCTCAGGCTTGAAAACATCCCCGTCTTCCCAAAGCTCACCGTTTCTATGAACATCCCAGGCATTTACGAACAACATTGTGTTTTCCGGAAGCTCGTAGTTGCCTAAGTTGAATCTCTTTGATGAGCAGTGAGGAAGCAAGAGTGGAGCTACGGGGTATAGCCTGAGCGTCTCGTAGATGACACACCGAAGATAAGGTAAGCTCGAGAGATCGGAGTCTTGTATAATCCCTTTTTGCTTAGCATTAGATTTGATTTCTTCTCTGAGCTTCTCAAGCTTATCAGGATGGTTCAGCAAAACCGACATTGCCCATTCCATTACCGCAGGTGAAGTATCAGTTCCGCCGTTGAACATAAGCACTACGATTCCTTTGATGACATCATCTGAGTAGAACTCTGGTTCTGTTTCTTGAAGGCGTAAGAACTTCTCCACTACCGAACCGGTTGAATCAAATTTCTTCATCCGAACATCATCAATGAGTCGTTGAAGATACTCATCTCTCATCCTCTGCATCTCCATCACTCTCTTCTCAATACCTTTGAACCCAATCCACCTCAACACTGGGAAAAAATCGCAGACGTTCATCGACATGCTCGAGAAGAACCTCGACTTGAAATCATCAAAGAACCTCTTCTCTGATTCCGGACCGCTCTCTTCAACGCCACGACTCCCAGAGACTAACCTGAGCATGACCTGAGCAGTGAGAAGCGTGAAATGATACTTGAGATCCACTTTCCTAGAGTCAACGGATGATCTGAAGAGTCTCGAACAGAGATTCAAGACTTCTTCGTTACGGATAAAGGAGTTCTTCTGGAGACTTGTGGAGGAGAAGACCTCGAGGGTGGAGAGACGGCGGAGAGTTCTCCAGAGATCTCCGTAAGGAGCGAGTCCGAAGTTCTTGTAGCCGTAGCTGAAGTGATCAGAGGTGATGGTCCTGGGGCGGTTCGCGAGGGTTTGGTCGTGGTTGGTGAAGCACTCTTCGATGGATTCTGGGGAAGAGAGGACAAGGACGGGACGGCATCCGAATTTTAGAAAGAGAACAGGGCCGTGGACTGAAGAGAGGTGATGGAGAGCTTGTGGTAAAGGAAACTTCTTGATAAGGTGAAGATGGCCGATGATGGGAAGAGACGTAGGGGTTGGTGGTAACTTGGAGTTTTGACTCCAAAGGGATctggcgaagaagaagaagataggaGCTGTGAGAGAGAAGATGATAAACCAGAGattttccattttcttcttttttttctggtcAAGGCTGAAGATTGATTGACAAGAAGAGGACGAAAGATGAATTAGAGATATCAACAAAACAATTGACAgtggttatttttttgtttatcccACACATAGAAAATTgaattacaacatgttttcaaCGAGTTTGGTCGGAACTGAAGCTTCTTGATATACATTTATGTACATTTTTCTTAGTGTTGGTAGTAAAGTAGAAGATGGTCAATTTGGTGGGTTTGTTCTTACTTGTCTCTTGCTATCTAGGTTTGTTCTTGCACGTAAGATAAGAGGTATATTTCAGTTGTGACTATCATTTGTTTGTTCTTGAGGTCAACTGTTTTGCAGTTTGTATAATTGTTGATCACATTCTTTTCGTGATAACAGATAAAGACTTAGTTgacaaaacatagaaaaatgtAGGATCTTAAAGTTGATGTTCATTTGTTTTAACTGAGGTTGAGCTGGCTCCTCGGATGAGCTTATTTTTCTAATCCTAGGTTTTGACATTGACTTGGTGGAAGTCATTTTTCAGACTATTATTTTTCTCATAAGTATATCCGTGCGTTTTAGTTTCAAT
This genomic stretch from Brassica napus cultivar Da-Ae chromosome C9, Da-Ae, whole genome shotgun sequence harbors:
- the LOC106412574 gene encoding putative RNA methyltransferase At5g10620, with amino-acid sequence MAISFMVTCHLKQPYASASPTPHDKGRACRYTGQAVRALPIRVITVGKKRSEGVRLLVDEYKTKLKPYCSFEDSLVRSNPRNAQDVRAQVEDEEVAVMKLIGPDVWVVVLDERGRDVDSEQMAELLGDAGNSGASRISFCIGGAYGHGSEVRKRANVTIRLSSMVLNHQIALVVLMEQLYRAWTILKGQNYHH
- the LOC106412564 gene encoding cytochrome P450 81C13-like, whose protein sequence is MENLWFIIFSLTAPIFFFFARSLWSQNSKLPPTPTSLPIIGHLHLIKKFPLPQALHHLSSVHGPVLFLKFGCRPVLVLSSPESIEECFTNHDQTLANRPRTITSDHFSYGYKNFGLAPYGDLWRTLRRLSTLEVFSSTSLQKNSFIRNEEVLNLCSRLFRSSVDSRKVDLKYHFTLLTAQVMLRLVSGSRGVEESGPESEKRFFDDFKSRFFSSMSMNVCDFFPVLRWIGFKGIEKRVMEMQRMRDEYLQRLIDDVRMKKFDSTGSVVEKFLRLQETEPEFYSDDVIKGIVVLMFNGGTDTSPAVMEWAMSVLLNHPDKLEKLREEIKSNAKQKGIIQDSDLSSLPYLRCVIYETLRLYPVAPLLLPHCSSKRFNLGNYELPENTMLFVNAWDVHRNGELWEDGDVFKPERFEGFLGDRDGYRFLPFGVGRRACPGAGFGMRTVALAVGALVQCFDWEKVDEGDIDMRAVFGVAMSKAEPLVALPKLRPDMVPILSQL